The DNA region ATGTACATGTAAAACAATGGTTTGAAGGTCTGGAGGATATAGCGCCAACTAATCCAAATCTGCAAGTATTTATTGTGTCTCATAAGGGAACAATTGCAAGCTCAATTCGTTTGCCATCTAAATTTTGGGAGACACCAAAACTAATAAGGCATGTGGAGGTTAGCTCTTCCCTTTCGGTGGATCCTCCTCCTCCTAGCGAGGTTAGAGAGTCGTTGCAGACATTATATTGGTTGAGCATACACCATTGTACAGAGGAAGTTTTTTCAAGGATTCCAAACGTCAAAAAGTTGGGGATTATTTGTGGAGATGGTAAGGGAAATAGTAGTTCAACTGAGGATAACCTTGGTAATCTTGGTTGTTTGGGTGAGCTCAAGACATTAATGATTGCATTTAAGAAAGGCTCACCAATAGGCCTTCAGAATCTCAACTCTTTGTCGTTGCACCTCAATATCAAGAAATTGAATTTGAAGAGAACTTGTTTGCCGTGGAGTGAAATAAACATAGTTGGCATGTTGCCCAATCTTGAAGCACTGAAACTGAAAGAAGCCTCCAATGGTTCAGATTGGAACCTCAGCGTGCAGGGAAAATTCTATAAGCTAAAATTCTTGTATGTTGAAGCTAAAAACCTTGTCCGTTGGAAGATCATTGAAGACCATCCATTTTTTAAAGACTATCACCTTTTTCGTCTTAAGTACCTAGTCCTTAAAAGGTGTACACAATTAGAAGCTATTCCAAGTAGCTTTGAATCTATATACTCACTGAAGTCAATTGATTTACTACATTGCTCCCCCCATCTTAAGGAATTTGCCTACAATTTTAGTGATTTTCTGGAGCTTTATGAATACAACCCCGTTGTTATTCGCTATGGTCTGTCtcttctctctcactctcttttttatagaattataaattttgttcaatttatcaagttttaactcttttttttaattaaataacagTGGAATAAGAAGTTGAAGAGGTTGATGATTAATTCGTCCGAGTAAAAGAATTGAATGGTACGTGTGTATTGCAATTAAATTGCCTATTTTCAGTACTTGCCTTGTAAGTAGCAGTCGATGTATGTGTTACACTTACATGGCCTAATTTTAACACTGATCTAAAGATCAACATCTATCATCACTtttaacttttaccaaaataataataataataataataataataataataataataataataataatagtacactgtatatcataataaaaaaaaaaaccaattctCGTACCAAAAGGTCCATACTTGTTAACACTTTCTCAATTGAGCCCGTTACCTTGCGCAGTTTTCATAGtgcaatttatttttcttgtgtgGTTTGAGGGCTATAACACATGAACGAGTTTAATGCATACCATCCAGCAATGGCTACAAGTTTTTCTTGTCACCCAAAGAAAGAGAGTCATGCATGGCTTTGCAATATAACACAGagtaacatttaaaaattatttttgaaattgacaattagtactttttttttttggagttggGAAGACTTGGGGCTGGGACAACTCCAGCCAAGTTGGTTTAGTtatcacaagatttcaagtttagTTTCTtgtgatagttttttttttttttttttttttttggaaaaagtttCCTGTAATAGTTATTTATTGACTTTTGGTATGAGCCTAGTAGGCTTCACCTAGAACGCAAGGATGCGCATTATTAACGCATCTAATTGAGTTTCTTAATTGTGTATGAGCATTAATtaaatgtatttatattttgatataaaccATGATGTTTGAAGTGTTTTCTTTCCACAGGGTTAGCAATGATTTGCAGTGTGGCAACTTTGCAGGAGCCTTCTGGTGATTCATACATTTTGAAGTTTGctttttaattatcattttcatACATTTTGAAGTTTGCTTATTAATTATCATTGAAATACTGAATTCATAAAGCTTTACTTTGTGTTGATTAAAATGATGCATGATTGTGTTGTGTAAAATGGTGTAATCTATTGAGTTTGTTTTATAAGAATGCTTTGTATCAACTTCATAGTTTTTCCCTGTTAAAGTCCGTCATTTGGCTTAGCCTTCCATACTTTAATGTTGAGATTTTGGGGATGACATGTCAAGCAATATCCCCCATTGGTAGGATAATTGGACAGGTACCCAACCCGGAATCACCCAAAACCAACAGTCACATAACGGAAACATTTACTCCAGTACCGACCTATTCAAAAGGAGACAATTATGATGAATATCACTTAATGTAGACCCGACTCTCCATTATTATAGACCATTACTTTAGCAGAAGAAGGTTGGAAGTAATAGTACAAGTAGGAGACTTTTCATTAGACGGACACATTCGAAAATCCTTAAGCAATTTGAAGCTTTGATTACTTTCTATAATTATTCTATTAACCTTATTTACCGTCACCCATACTTGGATGCATCATATTTCATGATATTGTTccatcaaatattcaaattatcaAATGTAATTgagataaagaaaagaaaagaaaacctGGTAAGAACAACATATCATGTACAAGCTAGGTTGTATTCCATACTTGTCTATAAAAAACAACACCGTACATCACTAAACATGTTTCTTGTGTGATCTACTGCATCAGTATTTGTGTCACAACTAGTGAAATGAAAATGCTTTCATCCCTCGAGCAAAACATACCGGTTTTTAGTGATTATATTAggtgcaaaaaataaaaataaaaaacaaaattcaactAAAGCCAAGAAACTCCAATCCAGTTGCTGAAGGAGTCAAGCCATGTTGAGACAAGTACTCATAATTGAAAAACTTACTTAGATGCCGCATGCCACTATCACACAAGATCGTCACGATAGTGTGGCCAGGCCCTAATGCTCGTGCCGCTCTAACAGCTCCAACACAATTCATAGCTGATGAACTTCCAACAAACAGCCCATCATTCTTCAACAGATACCTGATGAGCATCAACAACATTAAGGTAATAACACGTGCACTAATGTGTGTGCGCACAATATTGTTCTAACTTTGACAGCACATACTTCGTTTTTTCAAAAGTTTCTCAAGCCATTGGGGTTCTTGGCTACTTAAGGGGTAGCAAAATTATTGGAAAATTTCAATGTTAATACATTCAATAACATGTGAAGCGGATTTTTTATGAGTGCCATCCTGACTTTGTGGAGACAAACAGCTCAAAAGAAAGAGAACTAGGCATATAGACTAACCTAGACATTTCAACAGCTTCCATGTCTGTGCCTCGGAAAGCCCCATCAAGTTTTGCCAGCTTAAAATTCTCTGTCAGTCTATTGATTCTAATCCCTTCAGTAATAGTATCGAAAGGGTTCTTCAACCTCCGTCCTTCAGCTTCCTCTCTCGTGTACATGACTCCTCTTATTACCTTGTTAAATAAGCCCGAACCAGGGGGATCAACAAGAAAGCACTTGATGTTTGAGTTTTTTTCCTGAACATGGGACAGAAGAAGTTCATCTCTCAGCACTTTATATTTTAGCGGCCCTAGTTACTGTTGGAAACTAAGAACCAACCTTCAAAAAACAGGAAACACCAGCAACAGTGCCACCAGTGCCTGCGGCTGCAACAAAAGCATCCAGTTCCCCACCTGTTTGTTCCCATATCTCTGGCCCGGTACCCTCATAGTGGGCCCTAAAATTTGCAAGGTTTTCAAATTGATCTGCAAAAAATCCACCCTTGCAGTCAAGTGAGAATGTTGAACTTTGTTTTTCCTCACTGATTGTATGACCATTGATTTGTTTAGCCCCCTTGGAACCATTTTGATCTGCTTTGCTTTTTGTAATTAATGCTATTTCATTTGCCTCCAGTGCCCTTCTTCTTGCAATATTAACAAAATGGTCTTTGTGAGTTATTGAAACTGGTCGGACCCTTTCAATTGTAGCCCCAAGTGCTTCCAGGATTTGAGACTATAAAATAGTGGTTTTTTGTTTAGGATCACAAGATTTAAGAGAACAAACCAAAGAAAATGAGATCTTTACAATAAATCACAACAATAACATAATGCATCGCATTCTAGTTACATAACCACTGAATCAGGTGGAAACCAGACAAGCTTGGGAGTCTGTCAAGTAAGAGTTCaacctttcttagtttttaagAGTGAGAACTAACATATGATTCTTGCATTTTGGTACAGTCCTTTTGTCAGTTCCTAATCTTCAAAGTTTGAACCACTAATTCCTATTTTCGTCTTTCTTTTAAGAAGCAACTATAAAATTTAGCAAACCATTCGGAAAATTTGACTATCCCTAGACACATCCTAAAAATGCTTGAGATGTGCACTTGGTCTGAACTAGCAAAGGGAACAAAAAAACAGCAGTCAAGTACACGTGTGAAAACGAGAGAGAGGAAAGGTTTATATACCTTCTCAATAGCAGCATCATCAGGGATAACCACATGGCATGTACACCCAAATGCAGGAGCTACTGTTGCAAGACTTATGGCTGTGCTTCCAGCACTGCCCTCTGTAACTATGCCGCCTTCAGCTAGTGCTCCTGATTCCAAAGCCTATACAAACAAGAACTGTATGTAAACCACCACATAGAAGCATCTATCTTTATGATACCAAATTTCAGCAAAGTGTATAGAAACAGACAGCACAGGTAGTTAAGTTTTAGGATAACAAAACACCAAAGAAAGATCCCAGCAGCATCTGAAAGCTTATTCAAAGATAAAAACAGGATATAGCAGAATACATACACCAATAATCAATATGCCTGCCGGAATGGGATATGTTCAGACAACGAGAAAATAACCAAATGCAGAGCAGTGAAAGCATTTATTGAGCGGACTTGTGACAATAATCCATGAAACAAAATACCAGGAAAAGAAGAATACAAAGAAGATAACGATGTGAATTCCTTGACACTTCAAGGTGAGAGCACTAAATGATGATGTATCATGTATGTACTATGTACTTCAAATTACAGAAAAACCCAACAAGAAATTCCACTACCAACCAGCATTGCCTATAAACTAGTAAACTAGAGCATAATGAAGGGCTAGAAGTATAAATGTATGATCAAATGCACTGGTCAATCAAGTGAGGACTTTCTAAGAATAAGAAGACCCAAATAATAACCATTCCATCAAAAAGAATATGAAACCATTAACCATGAATCATAATTTTTGTGCAGGGAATATTGCCACAAGAAACACCCTTACCGTGCTAGGTTAACAAAATgtgaaattaacaaaatgttaaattaagttttttttttctaattaaacAAAAGTGAAACTATCTAAGCAGATAAATGGAGTGAATTTACCTCCTCAATAATTTTCACAGCTACCCTATCTTTAACACTCCCGCCTGGATTCAAGAACTCCGCTTTCCCGAGAATCTGTTTATCAATCGAAaacgtatttatttattttattttatttgcaaacaCAAAAAGAAACGAAAATTACCAAAGCCATTAGAAATAAACCACAAGCGTATGCGtgtttagagagagagaaggtACCTCACAGCCAGTGGCGTCGGAAAGGCTATTGATTCTAATCAAAGGGGTGTTGCCAATGGCGGCAACGAGCCCATTTCTGGACTTTTTCAGTGAAGCAGTTTGTCTGCGTCTAGAAGACTTCTTTTCAGTGTGCTTGCTGAGGAAGTAAGAGACAACTACAGCTATGGAGAGCGCTGTGACAATCACACCTGCGGTGGTTCTCATAGGCGGCGCCGATGGAGAGCAGAGGTGGAAGTGGATCCGCCCTGGTTGAACCGCTTTAAAATACAGTGCATATTCAAATATCGGCTTAAGCCTgtaaactgtttttttttttaagcacttatatttttgaagatttttAAGCacttatatataatttctcaaccTAAGAGTCCATTTGAGAGAGTAGACTCACAATTATGTTAACCACAAAATCTTTGATCATATACAGGCCAGTAATCTTCCAGacggaaaaaaattaaagaaaaatgattAATTCCCCATTTTTtcgattgaaattatttttaatttattttttaaaatatcaaatttattagtaatatataagatttatgtatttaaaatttacattaaaaatgtattaaatgccaaaagaattacaaaatttaaaaataccaacaaataagtttttttttttaagaagttaGGTTcatcaattaatattaaataaaaaatgtaaaataaaattgggatattattaaattgtttttatatttggtTCCTAATTATTGTATTTGTCATATTTGATTTACAATGtttatagagttaattaccaaaatggtccattgactatagcaaaattaacAATTTGGTTCTTGAGTACttttttgaccaattaagtctctcaactttaaaaatcttaatcaatttggtcatccCTTTATTTTAACGTTAGACAATCGTTAacttgggaccaaattggtaatttcgctattgtcaagggatcatttcaataattaacTTTAGGGTGGACAATTCAATTTTCCCGAACTGAACTAGTTGACTCAACTAGTTCGGTTCAGTAATATACCGAATAACCAAACTATAATGGATTCTTGTATACTGAATAGTTCGATAAAAAAGTGAATTGAACCGAATAccatttgatttttaaaaatataataataataataataataataataaagaaatcatataaaatatttacgAGAGATACCAGTAAGAATATGAATTGAACAACAGAATTGGCAGAAAGATACTTggatttacttcttttttaataataataataataataataataatactaatatagaGACTCATATGGAGTAATAAAATTTACAACACTAGTCTGTTTGGTTAGATGTATAGGAGGCATTTCTCAAACGAGATGGGTTTAAATTCCCGATTTCTAGTAATGGATGAAAGTGCACAACCACTTACGCCAACTAAGATGTCTCCTGAGTCTTGATTATGCTGTAGCCTCTAGGTAAGATTATATAAATCTTCCAAAACGGGGTAAATTTCGTAATTAGCCAAACATCAATGGCACAACTGCAAAACTCACTGGTATAACTTATAAAACGCCATACTCTGAGCAAGCTCGCTCAGGGAAAATGGAGGGAAAGCGTTCTGGTTCTATGCATTGCAAAGTGTTGAGAAGATTGAAAGGTACTttcgatttttaaaaaaatacagaaGTTTCAATATCTGTTTGAAGTTCACCGCATATTTTCTATTTACAATGACGAAGACGTACTTTTCTTCGACGTGACGTCGTACTCTTGTAGAGCTTACTCGATCGATTGTTGAAGATCTCGCGAACAATCGCTTGCCGATCATTTACATTGATCGGTTCAGGAATTACTGCATGGACGGTTCAGGAAATTGGTTAGATTATTTTTAACTaactttcaacatttttgttcTTAATATGAATTATCGAAAATTGTGTTTACTGTGATAGATTTAGCTTCTGGATGATTAATTGTTTACGTTTGTATGGTAAAAGTCCCTCtcccaaataaataaaaggtaaaGGAGTCAAGGAGAgaagctttattttttttttttttttaaacaagtaGTGAAATTATGATATATTGTTATTCATGCTAGTGGCTAATTAAACAGTTATCATGGATAGTTGTTGTGTGTGGTTCAGTTGGTATAAGTCCATTGAATGGCATTGATATGAAATTTTCCTTTCATTTTGTTGTCTTATTAATTGTATTGAATTCTATGATCAGTGAGTAAGGTTTGCATTCCTTATATGCAGCTATTGCAGCTCTGGTTTGTCAAATGGGAAGGAAGTTGTTACACTGAAGAGGGAAAGCCATGCACGTAGGTTAGGTGAGTCAGTCATGCATTCAGACATAGTCAATCTACCCTCTTTTGTCTCCAACTTTTTGACATGGAGTGTGCCGAAGGGGTTGCAAAAAGTGTGAAAAATATAtagaagaaaatgatttctgaggAAGAATCATCTTTGATTTGAGTTTTTATAGAACTGCATTTTCCGTCGCCTTTTTTGATGGATATTATATTGGATGAAACTGATCTGGTGCTGGTTGCTTGGTCCTAAGATCATCTAATTCTTACATATAACCCTTTATGTGAATGTACCACTTGTGAAGTTGGTGATCAGGTGTTGCATGTTTCATTGTTTCCAGATGTTTTGTTAAGGGTGCTACTGATTGTTCAGCAACTTCTGCAAGAAAATCGTCATGGTTCAAAAAGAGACATATACTACATGCACCCTTCTATTTTTAAAGGTATATACAGACTAATAGATTTTCCTTTAGCATTTATCACCACTTGAGCCATAGTGTTGAAGTAAGAACTCATATATATGTTCAAGAATCAGATAGCAAAATCAGTGCAAATGGATGCATGTCTTGCATGTCAAATATCAATTAGATTTTGCGGAAATACTGATATGCAATTAGTTTAATCTTCATGTAGTTCTCTTTACAGTCTAAATTTCACTTTTACATTGTCTTCTATACCTTTATATCCATGTCATTCCATTTTTTGATGCAGAACAAGCAACTGTTGACCGAGCAATTAATGATATTTGCATACTTTTGCAATGCAGTCGGCATAACCTGAATGTGGTATGCACTCCAAAAGCTTCCTATATCCATCTATATCTAGAAAGCACTTGCTTGCATGCAGTATGAACCTGTGATCAGCATGTTGATAAAGATATGCACACATGATTGTAATACAATCTTTAAGTCTTATTATGGATCcttttggtaatttttctttGCTGTCTGATCTTTGGCAGGTCTCAGTTGGGAATGGGTGTGTACTCATGTAGAATGGCAAGAATGCCCATTGATGATAATACTACTTCTTTTAGTACTAATTTGACTGTAATATTAGTACTTTAATGTGATTTTCAAGTATTTTAATACAGAAAATAGGAATTATCTTCATGAATGTAAGATCATTCATTCATTCCTGTTCCTGGGACAATGAATTTGATACTTCAAAGATTGTTTTTGCATCTACGTCTTATCAAAGAGTCCCAATTAtaacttaatttttttgattGGGCTTGGATAATTCATGATACTTTACTGGTTATATTTGAGGAGACATTTTCATAGCAACCCTCAAGATAGAATCACATCCAAGCACCATGATTACTGCATTTCTGTTAACCCCAAAAGTAATGTCATGGTAGCATGCAACTGTTTAAATGCATTGACTTAGTTCAGAATCTCAATTCATTGACTTAGATCTACATTCCAGTGCATTTGTTCTTATGCTCCCTGGTTTTTATATGTTTGATCTAGATTGGTGATGGGATGGCTGCAATTTGTAGAGGCTGGGAGAAAATTTGACTGTATTAACAGTCCAAACACAGTAAGCCTAACTTCAAATAATCATTTCAAATCAGGATGATACTTAGATTATAACATGACCTTAAGAGGTTGGCATTCCTGCAGGCACACCCCATTCCTGTGCATGTAGAAGAAGTTGACAGTATCCTTTTGAGAATGGCATGTCATGCTGTAGATGACTGAAATTtcttattatgagaaataagaATGAATGGAGCATTTACTTGGTGCATTGTGTGGAAGCACAAATTTAAGGAAATGAGAAGGTTAGGAGAATGATGAGACTATTTACTTGTTCTATTGGTTTCTCCTGGATGGTAAGGGCACAATTCAGGAAACAAGTGATAATAATCTGTCTATATTATGTCATTCTCAACTTGTGCAGCTGTGGGTCTAtatttccttaattatttaCAAAGATATTATTAGTGTTGCCCAGTACATTTTAGTTGTGGAAAAGGAATCAGGTATAATTCTTTAGCAGGGTAATGATTCCATATGACCTACAGTGTCTAACCATGACAATGTTTTATCTGTTCATGTGCAGTATTCCAACGACTAGCAAATGATCAATTCTGCAAAAGAAATCGTTGCATTGTCATCTCAGTAAGCACCTCATGTTAGCACTTTTCTCTTATTCTTCATATTAGGATCTGTTAACATCTTTTTAACAGGGAAGAGGCTATCCTGATGTTCCCACAAGGAGGTAGGAATCCTGTTCCACTGTGTCATGCTATTTCCAGATTGGCATCCTCAGCATCATCTGGATTCTTGTCATCTTATCTTCTTGACAGATTCCTGCGGCTCCTGACTGAGAAGCTGCGCCTGCCTGCATATTGCTTGGTAGATTGTGATCCATATGGCTTTGACATCTTGGCCACATACAGATTTGGCTCTATGGTGAAAATCCTGAGATTGTTTTAAGGATTATACAACCGTGCTATATTTATCCTGTTTATACTGCAAATTTAATTATCAAACCAAATGCCTCTCATTTATGACACAATTCATTTGACTTGTTTCTTGAAGCAAATGGCCTATGATGCAAAATTTCTCTCTGTCCCCGAGATAAAGTGGCTTGGAGCTTTTCCTCTAGATTGCGATAACTACTGTATTCCACAGCAATGTCTTCTACCCTTGACCGAAGAAGGTGGAATCCTTTCTAGTAAATTAATAATTCCGTTTGGCATTTTCTTATTATTCTGACAAGTAAATGAACCTTGTTAGATAAGAGGAGAGTTGAGGCAATGCTACTAAGATGCTACATGCGAAGAGAAGTGCCTAAATGGAGGTTGAATTTTGACTGATATTTCACATGGAAGAAACACATTATGAATTGTTGTCATTAGTATACTAAATTTGTTGGATTCTGTTTGGTTGTTTTTGAAAGGGTTG from Ipomoea triloba cultivar NCNSP0323 chromosome 6, ASM357664v1 includes:
- the LOC116022958 gene encoding cysteine synthase 2-like — encoded protein: MRTTAGVIVTALSIAVVVSYFLSKHTEKKSSRRRQTASLKKSRNGLVAAIGNTPLIRINSLSDATGCEILGKAEFLNPGGSVKDRVAVKIIEEALESGALAEGGIVTEGSAGSTAISLATVAPAFGCTCHVVIPDDAAIEKSQILEALGATIERVRPVSITHKDHFVNIARRRALEANEIALITKSKADQNGSKGAKQINGHTISEEKQSSTFSLDCKGGFFADQFENLANFRAHYEGTGPEIWEQTGGELDAFVAAAGTGGTVAGVSCFLKEKNSNIKCFLVDPPGSGLFNKVIRGVMYTREEAEGRRLKNPFDTITEGIRINRLTENFKLAKLDGAFRGTDMEAVEMSRYLLKNDGLFVGSSSAMNCVGAVRAARALGPGHTIVTILCDSGMRHLSKFFNYEYLSQHGLTPSATGLEFLGFS
- the LOC116023252 gene encoding meiotic recombination protein SPO11-1, with the translated sequence MEGKRSGSMHCKVLRRLKELTRSIVEDLANNRLPIIYIDRFRNYCMDGSGNCYCSSGLSNGKEVVTLKRESHARRLDVLLRVLLIVQQLLQENRHGSKRDIYYMHPSIFKEQATVDRAINDICILLQCSRHNLNVVSVGNGLVMGWLQFVEAGRKFDCINSPNTAHPIPVHVEEVDNIISVAQYILVVEKESVFQRLANDQFCKRNRCIVISGRGYPDVPTRRFLRLLTEKLRLPAYCLVDCDPYGFDILATYRFGSMQMAYDAKFLSVPEIKWLGAFPLDCDNYCIPQQCLLPLTEEGLNWSCC